The genomic region GCCCGGCGACCCGGTGCTGGCGTCCGAGCTAGCACGCTGGGCCGACCTCGTAGTGATCGTGCCTTGCAGCGCCGATATGCTGGCCAAGACCGTCAACGGCTTCTCTGACAACCTCGGGGTATGTCTGGTTTCACGTACTATgtggctgacagcagctcgcACTTCTTCGTTCACTCCCTTCCATTACAcccatcctcctctgccCAGCCATGACTCCCGAGATGCACGCCAATGCATTCACACAGAAGCACACCATCACTGCCCGCGCGTCTGGAttcatcgtcctcggtcCACAGGGGACGAGCAAGAACGAACACCGCGGCGAGATGACGGACTGGCGCGATATCGTGAATGCCATCCAGGACATGGCGGCGCTTCACCAGATGCGTCAGGCACAGGCCGCTGCGGAGCGTATCCGTGACCCATCCTCGGGCCCCGCTGTGTCGGGGTACCAGCCCACATACATGAGTGGCCCGGTGGTACGACATCCGACTCCCGACCCGATGACGTTAATGAGCGCGATCGGCAAGGCTGGAACCccggcgcgcgcgttcgAGGAAGCGGAGACAGCCCAGGGGAAGTGGGAGGACGGGATGGTTGTGGACACGGTCTTGTCTTCGGACAAAGACggggagaaggacaagggcaagactGGCGGCGTGCAGGTCACGGGCAACTTCCAGACGTTCCGGCCTGGCTGGGGCGAGGTTCCGCCCATCGATCCTAACGGCTTCTTGTTCGCTGTCCCAGggctggcgacgacggaACCGGGCCgcatcaacctcggccCGCGGGCCGAGGGCCTGACCAAGGTTCCGCACCAGTGCTCTGCGGCCGACCACTGGCGCTCATTGAGCGAGACAGGGTACTTTTCCAAGAAGTGGTGGATAGGACTCTGACACAAGCAACCCATTCGGATCGAAAGCGAACCCGTCGACGGTAGGTACCTTCATTGCGCCGAGCACGATGGtatctccatctcgcatCGCGATGTCGCCAGAAGAAACTCCGGTGGGGATGTCCATCCTCATGTCGTCGATGCAGGTACTCGACCACGGCGGTGAAAGCAGGGACAAGCGCTGAGCATTGTATTCCTCTTTTTGTTTGTATTAGTAGTCTATGCATGTGCTTTACCACTCTGCTGTTTGGATGACGATGGCGTGGGGCAGTTGGCAGCTGCTGCCCAAGTCTCAGGGCTAGGATGGATTGTTGGATTGCCTGGTGACGGCATGACGCGGCGAGGTGAAGGTGTAACTTCCCACAATCGCGCATTACGCATCTCAacatccatccatctctccatcgTCTCACCACTCACAATCATTAACGATGCAAGAAACCGACTTTGACACCCCCCCTCGCTCCGCGACACCGACCGctccccccctctcccgctCCACATCCTCCCTAAGCGGCATCGCAagcctcggcgtcgaccgcgtcggcgagaacTGGTCCGAGGGCCTAGTTTTGCTCGGTACGTCCCCCTCACCCCTAATTCAAAGCTGACTTCAGACGTAATCGAGACCTTCTTCGGTACTCCTCCGGAATGAGCTGAACTGATCCAGACtcgcgcctcgacctctggGAACGGCGGCTCAAGCAATCGTCCCGCAAAATCAAGAGGCGtgcggccgagctcgtcccAAAGGGCCTGCGTACACCCAAGGGGTCCATGGTCGTGCTTGATGATAGCGACGATAGCGGGAATCATATTCTCACGAAGCGCCATTTGCCGCATAAACATGATGTGGAGCGCGAACTGTCACGGTTCAAGGTCAAGGTTGCGGACAGAGTTAATCGTctctcggcgagctgggctAGCGACTCGGTCGTCCGCACCCGCGAGAAGCTATGTGAGTCATCTTACCCTCCTTCATCGCTCTCCCCGCTCTTTCCCatctcccccttcccctccctcacccctccctctccgcTAACTCAGccttcgtcctcggcgtctgCACCCTCGCCGGCACCTGCCTCCTCTGGGGCCTCTCGCCAACCTGGTTCCCCGTCGTGTACACCGTCCAAGCTATCATCTACCTTACATGGCGCGTGTACAGCTACAAGAAGCAACACTTCCACTACTTCCTCTTCGAGTGAGCTCCTTTTCGTTTCGTCGAGCTCACACAGCCTGTGCTACTTTGTCAACATCCTCGACATGACCTGGCTCTGgttcttcccctcctccaccgtCCTGTTCATCTGCTGCTACTGCCTCACCATGGGTGAGTTTTCGAGCTTGACTtcaactgacagcaggccCGCTCGCTAGCGCCATCATCACGTGGCGCAACTCGCTCGTTTTCCACTCCATCGACAAGGTCACCAGCCTGTTCATCCACATGTGAGCAGTTCTGTACTCgtgagctgacgccagttACCCTCCATTAGTGTTTGGCATCATTCTGTAAGCTGTAACTGGGACAATGAGCTCACGCCAGATTCCGTTATCCCAATGCAGGTGAACGGTATCCCGGCATCGTACACGTTGACGACTACGGTTGGATCGAGCGCATCGCGCTGTCCGCCGTCCCGTACTGCCTGTGGCAGCTGACGTACTGGAAGGTGAGCCGACCTCTCGGTAGGATGAGCTGACAGGAGTTCATCTCCGTCGACCGCCACGAGAAGATCGCCAGCGGTCAGCGCGAGAATTCGTTCCACTAGTGAGCTCTCATTGTATCGGTAGAGCTCACACAGCCTTCTGCATGACAAACACAACCCCATCGGTCGCGCGTTGCGCGGTATCCCAGAAGGGCACCGCGAGACGTGGTTCATCTTTGGGCAGCTGAGTGAGTTATCCTTGCGTCATCAGGCTCACACGAGTCTACTCGATCGTCTTCATGATCCCCGCCTCTGTGCTGTTCTTGCACAGCGAGATGGCGACCTATATCTGTCTTTCGGTGCTCTTCCTTGTAAGCACGTGGAACGGCGCGACGTTCTACGTCGAGGTGTTCGGGCGCAAgtttgcgcgcgagctcgagaagctccgcaaggagatggacgcgaTGAGCGCGACATCCTCCAACAGCTCTGGCCGCACGCCGAGCAACCCGTCTACGCCGACCGCCGATGAGAACATGCCGGTTGAggaccgcctcgacgcgctggccAACTCGCCCCTCATTCTCCCGGGCACCAACACCCCAGACGTACCCGAGATCCCGCCGCTCGACAGGCCCAAGGCCGAGTAACTTGATGCAAGTTCAGTACTTTGCACTTTCGCTCTTCCATCTGCCAATTAACCCGCTATAGAGTATTTCTGGCCCTTACGTGATACATGTAGCTGTTTGCTCCACAATCAATTGGATCCAATAATGTACTGTAATTTTACAAACtacgcctcctccacctcgccttccCTAAGCCACTCGCGGAGCCTGAGTGGCAGGTCCTCCCTGTGCTCCATCAGCTTAACGGCGTTGCACCCGAtctcgaggcggccggcGCAAGCAAGGAGTACCCGGTGCACCTTGACCTCAGCGACTGGATCCTTTGCGAGGCCGACGCATTCCAGATGGTGTAGGAGCGACATTGGAACTCTAGAGGCGTGTGCCGCGCGATTCGGCTCGGCAACACAAGGCGACGAGTCGGCACCAGGAGGTTGTTCATCCGCTCGTTCTGTTTGCGGTGGACGCCGAGCTTCTCCTCATGGGCGAACAGCTTGGCTTGTTGACAGGCGAACTTGGCAGCATGAGGGGCTGCGGCCGCCTTCCACTCTTTTTATAACTACTGGAGCAGTGGTTGAGCGGCTGAACGGCCGAAAGGAAGACGTTTGACGGAGTGAGTGACAGGCGACAGAGCTGAGGAGCCGAAGATGGGATGGGGAAAATAACTGCGGTTATTCCAATCAATTGACAAACCGAGTCATCAAACCGGGGTTGCACAGTCTCGTAATCACATGATACTATACAAACGCCAAACGACTATCGCCACGCCCCAACCTTGGTCGGTTGGCTCCTCAACGCGCCTTGAGGTTTCTTGGCGCTGCGCGCAAGCGACGCTGCCGTCCCAGCAGTGAGGCTCGACGACTTGCGCTTGGTTTCTCCACTGGCGTTCGCGCGCTTGATCTCCCCACTTGCGTTCCCACGCTTACCGCCTTCGCCCAAGACGCCGCTGTggtccgagctcgagccaAAGCTCACGCTCCTCTTTCCGCCCACGCTGACCTTGCGGGGACTGGCGATCTCGGCGCTCCGCCGGTGCTGTCGA from Cutaneotrichosporon cavernicola HIS019 DNA, chromosome: 2 harbors:
- a CDS encoding uncharacterized protein (Flavoprotein), which encodes MAAPYTYYPPRIQIRPPIKANAPFRASDHRPKEYDGKFRVVLVSSDSPASAAMPSLVGSLCRDPSFDLQVVATLSSLRYYDQRALDDAVKAAWDIHDDGAFDWGVRRWTDTDEAEAWSRPGDPVLASELARWADLVVIVPCSADMLAKTVNGFSDNLGLALLRSLPSITPILLCPAMTPEMHANAFTQKHTITARASGFIVLGPQGTSKNEHRGEMTDWRDIVNAIQDMAALHQMRQAQAAAERIRDPSSGPAVSGYQPTYMSGPVVRHPTPDPMTLMSAIGKAGTPARAFEEAETAQGKWEDGMVVDTVLSSDKDGEKDKGKTGGVQVTGNFQTFRPGWGEVPPIDPNGFLFAVPGLATTEPGRINLGPRAEGLTKVPHQCSAADHWRSLSETGNPFGSKANPSTVGTFIAPSTMVSPSRIAMSPEETPVGMSILMSSMQVLDHGGESRDKR
- a CDS encoding uncharacterized protein (integral to membrane protein); translation: MQETDFDTPPRSATPTAPPLSRSTSSLSGIASLGVDRVGENWSEGLVLLDVIETFFDSRLDLWERRLKQSSRKIKRRAAELVPKGLRTPKGSMVVLDDSDDSGNHILTKRHLPHKHDVERELSRFKVKVADRVNRLSASWASDSVVRTREKLSFVLGVCTLAGTCLLWGLSPTWFPVVYTVQAIIYLTWRVYSYKKQHFHYFLFDLCYFVNILDMTWLWFFPSSTVLFICCYCLTMGPLASAIITWRNSLVFHSIDKVTSLFIHIYPPLVFGIILFRYPNAGERYPGIVHVDDYGWIERIALSAVPYCLWQLTYWKEFISVDRHEKIASGQRENSFHYLLHDKHNPIGRALRGIPEGHRETWFIFGQLIYSIVFMIPASVLFLHSEMATYICLSVLFLVSTWNGATFYVEVFGRKFARELEKLRKEMDAMSATSSNSSGRTPSNPSTPTADENMPVEDRLDALANSPLILPGTNTPDVPEIPPLDRPKAE